The sequence TTCTGTAGCCGTGAAAGCTCTTCCGTCCATTAAAGTCCACAAAATTGAGGCACGAGTTGGATCGCCAATTAAAGATGCCGTTTTTATAAATTGATCTTCCATTTCGATAATCATAGTTAAGCACAGAATGAACTGTTGCCTTGTAAAGTTAAATAACTTTGTCAAAAACATTCCAAATGACTTCGACTTTATTCCTTCAATCTGATATCGAAAATCCGTATTTGAACTACAAAACCATGCAACAAAACAATCCCGTTTATTGGGATGAGACAAATAAAATATGGGCGATATATTCTTATGAAGATTGTGTTGCTGTTTTGAAAAATCCAAAAGCCGAGATTCCAACTGTAAATCCAAACAACGAACAAAAATTAAATGAAAGAGCTTTAGAAATTTTAAATAACTTAACACGATTATCAAACGGAATGCAGCATAAAGTTTCGAAAGAAATTGCAATGTTGCTATTCTCAAAAATGAAATCTGTCGATATTAATTCTATTATTTCTCAATTAATAAAAGATGATTTGACTGAAAATAAAATGGATTGGGTAAATTCGGTTTGCAAAAAATTGCCGGTTTTGGTTGTTTTGGAAAGTTTTGATTTTGAGGAAAAAGATTGCGCATTTATTTCAGATCATATTCAATCTTTGATTAAAATAATGCTTCCGCAAAAAACTGAAGCGCAAGTAAAATCTATTAATGAAATTTCAGAAACCATCTTTTCAATTGTAGAAAAACAGCTTTTTCAACTAAATTTTTATGAATCTTTACCAAATGAAATTTCGGAGCCAAATTCTCTTTCGCTTGACGAAATTAAAACAATAAGCATAAGCAATTTAATTGGATTATTTATTCAGAGTTTTGACGCTGGAAGAGGAATTTTAAGCAATTCGCTTTTGCAAATTCTTAATCATAAAACTTTTTCAAATAAAATTGAAATACAAAAATCGGTTATCGAAACTTTACGGTTTGATCCGCCCATTCATAATACCAGACGAATTGCGGCTGAAGATTTATATATTGGCGAAAGCCTAATTAAAAAAAACGATGTGATTTTAATTGTATTTGCATCGGCAAATCGAGACCCTAAGAAGTTTGAAAACGAATCAAAATTTGATATTGAAAGAAATAACAATGCTGAAAATCTGACTTTCGGAATTGGCGGTCATAGGTGTCTTGCAAAACATTTCTCGATTCATTTGGCAACTGAAGCTTTATGTTTTTTATTTGAAAACTATAAAAAGATACAACTTTTAGAAAATAATATTCAATACGACCCCATGATCAATGCCAGATTACCAAAGAATATCTGGATTTCATTACAATAAAAAATAAAAATATGATAGCTGTAATTTTTGAAGTTATTCCTAATGAAGGAAAAAAAGAAGAATATCTGGATATCGCGGCGCGTTTGCGTCCGGAATTAGATAATATTGACGGATTTATTTCAATAGAACGATTTCAAAGTTTTACTGATCCTTCAAAAGTTTTGTCTTTATCTTTTTGGAGAGATGAAGAAAGTATTCAGCAATGGCGAAATCTTGAAATGCATCGTGCCGCTCAAGCCAAAGGCCGAAATGAAGTTTTTAAAGATTATCATTTAAGAATTGCAACTGTTATTCGCGATTACGGAATGTTCGACAGAAAAGAAACTCCAGAAGATAGTTCTCGGTTTCATTCTTAAAAAGGTACAAAGTTGCAGAGGTTCAAAGGGACAAAGATTTTTTTCGAGGTTCTCAGTTTTGCCTATCGAAATCTAAAGTCTAAAATCTGAAATCTAAAATCATTTTTTTGCCTACTTTTGCACTATGGAAGAGAATTTAAAACGTCTGAATAAATTTATTGCCGAAACGGGTTTCTGTTCTCGTCGTGAAGCCGATAAACTTATCGAAGAAGGACGTGTAACAATAAATGGCGTTGTACCGGAAATGGGAACCAAAGTTTCGCCAGATGATGAAATACGCGTAGACGGTAAATTGATCGTTGAGAAAAACGAAAAAATGATTTATTTGGCATTCAA comes from Flavobacterium sp. KACC 22761 and encodes:
- a CDS encoding antibiotic biosynthesis monooxygenase yields the protein MIAVIFEVIPNEGKKEEYLDIAARLRPELDNIDGFISIERFQSFTDPSKVLSLSFWRDEESIQQWRNLEMHRAAQAKGRNEVFKDYHLRIATVIRDYGMFDRKETPEDSSRFHS
- a CDS encoding cytochrome P450, giving the protein MTSTLFLQSDIENPYLNYKTMQQNNPVYWDETNKIWAIYSYEDCVAVLKNPKAEIPTVNPNNEQKLNERALEILNNLTRLSNGMQHKVSKEIAMLLFSKMKSVDINSIISQLIKDDLTENKMDWVNSVCKKLPVLVVLESFDFEEKDCAFISDHIQSLIKIMLPQKTEAQVKSINEISETIFSIVEKQLFQLNFYESLPNEISEPNSLSLDEIKTISISNLIGLFIQSFDAGRGILSNSLLQILNHKTFSNKIEIQKSVIETLRFDPPIHNTRRIAAEDLYIGESLIKKNDVILIVFASANRDPKKFENESKFDIERNNNAENLTFGIGGHRCLAKHFSIHLATEALCFLFENYKKIQLLENNIQYDPMINARLPKNIWISLQ